Within Gemmatimonadota bacterium, the genomic segment GCTGGCCCTGCTGTCCGGCTGCTCGCCATCTCCGGCACCGGCCTCTCTGGTCGTCCGGGACGCCCGCGTCTGGACCGGGCAGTCCGGGCAGTCCGGGCGGTCCGGGCAGTCCACGCAGTCCACGCAGTCCGGGCAGTCCGGCCAACCTGAACAGTCCCGCCAGCCCGGGCGGTCCGGGCAGTCCCACCAACCCTGGGCAGAGGCGCTCGCCGTATCGGGTGACCGCATCCTGGCGGTGGGTTCGAACGATGAGATGGACGCCCTGACCCGCGACGGGACGCGGGTCATCGAGGGCGGCGGACGGCTAGTGACGCCCGGGTTCATCGACACCCACGTGCACTTCATATCGGGCGGGTTCAACCTCTCGTCCGTCCAGTTGCGGGACGCGCCGACCCCGCAGGTGTTCGTTGACCGCATCGCCGAATTCGCCCGGGGCCTGGAGCCGGGCGTCTGGATCCTCGGAGGCGACTGGGACCACGAGCAGTGGGGCGGAGAGCTTCCCCGGCGGGACTGGATCGATTCGGTGACGACGGACAACCCGGTCTGGGTCAACCGGCTCGACGGGCACATGGCCCTGGCGAACACGGCCGCGCTGACCGCCGCCGGTGTGACGAAGGATACGGAGGAGGTCGACGGCGGAACCATCGAGCGGTATGAAGACGGCGAACCCGCGGGCATCCTGAAGGACAACGCCATGTACCTCGTCGACCGGGTCATTCCCGACGCGCCCGACGCCTTGAAGGACCGCGCCCTGGATTCGGCGATGGACTACGTGGCAGCCCAGGGGGTCACGTCGGTCCACGACATGGGCTCATGGAGCAACGTGGCGGTCTTCGAACGGGCCCGGTCCGAGGGCCGGATGAAGACGCGGATTTACGCCGCCATACCGCTTTGGGACTGGCAGACGCTCGAAGCACGGGTCGACTCGGCCGGCCGGGGTGACGAATGGGTCCGCCTCGGCGGCCTGAAGGGCTTCGTGGACGGTTCCCTGGGATCGCACACGGCCGCCTTCATGGATCCATTCACCGACGCGCCGGACGACCGGGGGCTGTTCATCAGCACCAGAGAAGACCTGTACGCGTGGACCTCCGGGGCCGACCGGGCCGGCCTGCACGTGATGGTCCACGCCATCGGCGACCGGGCCATCAGGGTTCAGCTGGACATCTTCGAGCGCGTCGTGGCCGAGAACGGTTCCCGGGACCGCCGCTTCCGGATCGAGCACGCCCAGCACATCGACCCGGGCGACATCGCGCGGTTCGCCGCCCAGGACGTGATCCCCAGCATGCAGCCCTACCACGCCATCGACGACGGCCGGTGGGCAACAAAGGTCATCGGTCCGGAGCGGATCAAGACGACCTACGCCTTCCGGTCACTCCTGGACTCCGGGGCGCGGCTCGCCCTGGGCAGCGACTGGTCCGTGGCCCCCGCAACGCCGATCGAAGGGATCTACGCCGCGGTCACGCGCCGCACGCTGGACGATCTGAACCCCGATGGATGGGTGCCCGAGCAGAAGATCACCGTGGAAGAAGCCCTGCGCGGATACACGCTGGACGCGGCCTACGCCTCCTACGAGGAGGACATCAAGGGATCGCTGGAACCCGGCAAGCTCGCGGATTTCGTGATCCTGGACCGCGACCTGACCGCTATCCCGCCGGAGGAAATCAGGGACGCGAAAGTTGACCTGACGGTCGTAGGCGGAAAAATCGTCTATGAACGGTGACGGCACCGGGTACACCAGGACGTGGCAGGCGGCGCCCGCCGAACCGATCGGGGAGCGGCAGCCCGCGGAAGGCGAGATGCACGTCTGGCGGGCTTCTCTCGATCTGCCGCGGGACCGGGTCGGGGAGTTGGAGCGTTTCCTGGCGGCCGACGAACTCGAACGGGCGAAGCGGTTCCTCGTGCGCAGCGCGCGGGATCGGTACACGGTCGCACGGGCCGTCCTTCGAAATCTCCTCTCCCGTTACGTATCCGCCGCGCCTGCCGACCTGCGCTTCCACTATACCGAATACGGCAAGCCGGAACTCGCCCACCCGGCGACTTCTATCCGGTTCAACGTGTCCCATTCCCACGGCCTGGCCGTATACGCGGTCACGGCGGGCGTGCCGGTGGGGATCGACGTGGAGTACCTGCATCGCCGCGCGACTATGGACCGGCTGAAGATCGCCCACCGCGTTTTTTCCGACCGGGAATACAACGAACTGGCCTCCATGCCCCGTTACCGGCGCGACGAGGCCTTCCTGGCCTGCTGGACGCGGAAAGAGGCCTTCGTCAAGGCCATCGGCCAGGGCCTGTCCTGCCCCCTTGACCAGT encodes:
- a CDS encoding amidohydrolase, producing MFRYVIAASFILPVLALLSGCSPSPAPASLVVRDARVWTGQSGQSGRSGQSTQSTQSGQSGQPEQSRQPGRSGQSHQPWAEALAVSGDRILAVGSNDEMDALTRDGTRVIEGGGRLVTPGFIDTHVHFISGGFNLSSVQLRDAPTPQVFVDRIAEFARGLEPGVWILGGDWDHEQWGGELPRRDWIDSVTTDNPVWVNRLDGHMALANTAALTAAGVTKDTEEVDGGTIERYEDGEPAGILKDNAMYLVDRVIPDAPDALKDRALDSAMDYVAAQGVTSVHDMGSWSNVAVFERARSEGRMKTRIYAAIPLWDWQTLEARVDSAGRGDEWVRLGGLKGFVDGSLGSHTAAFMDPFTDAPDDRGLFISTREDLYAWTSGADRAGLHVMVHAIGDRAIRVQLDIFERVVAENGSRDRRFRIEHAQHIDPGDIARFAAQDVIPSMQPYHAIDDGRWATKVIGPERIKTTYAFRSLLDSGARLALGSDWSVAPATPIEGIYAAVTRRTLDDLNPDGWVPEQKITVEEALRGYTLDAAYASYEEDIKGSLEPGKLADFVILDRDLTAIPPEEIRDAKVDLTVVGGKIVYER
- a CDS encoding 4'-phosphopantetheinyl transferase superfamily protein — protein: MNGDGTGYTRTWQAAPAEPIGERQPAEGEMHVWRASLDLPRDRVGELERFLAADELERAKRFLVRSARDRYTVARAVLRNLLSRYVSAAPADLRFHYTEYGKPELAHPATSIRFNVSHSHGLAVYAVTAGVPVGIDVEYLHRRATMDRLKIAHRVFSDREYNELASMPRYRRDEAFLACWTRKEAFVKAIGQGLSCPLDQFDVSVDPNDPPELRATQWDPLETDRWSMASVDPGPDYIGALAVPARNLKITRWQWNHDQIEGN